One Helicoverpa armigera isolate CAAS_96S chromosome 12, ASM3070526v1, whole genome shotgun sequence DNA window includes the following coding sequences:
- the LOC110382708 gene encoding acetylcholine receptor subunit alpha-like — protein MPRRAAPHRAAPLLLLVALAALAGCSANPDAKRLYDDLLSNYNKLVRPVLNVSDALTVRIKLKLSQLIDVNLKNQIMTTNLWVEQSWYDYKLSWEPREYGGVEMLHVPSDHIWRPDIVLYNNADGNFEVTLATKATLNYTGRVEWRPPAIYKSSCEIDVEYFPFDQQTCVMKFGSWTYDGFQVDLRHIDEARGTNVVELGVDLSEFYTSVEWDILEVPAVRNEKFYTCCDEPYLDITFNITMRRKTLFYTVNLIIPCMGISFLTVLVFYLPSDSGEKVSLSISILLSLTVFFLLLAEIIPPTSLVVPLLGKFVLFTMILDTFSICVTVVVLNVHFRSPQTHTMAPWVRRVFIHVLPRLLVMRRPHYRVDPHRSRFAGLVTAVSESAPWEDGSPLGAGLGPGPPAAACSACRSCRLHDAPALCDALRRWHRCPELNKAIDGINYIAEQTRKEEESTRVKEDWKYVAMVLDRLFLWIFTLAVVVGSAGIILQAPTLYDERAPIDVRLSEIAYATAKPRPPPPR, from the exons atgccgcgccgcgccgcgccgcaccgTGCGGCCCCGCTGCTGCTGCTGGTGGCGCTGGCCGCGCTCGCCGGCTGCTCCGCCAACCCCGACGCCAAGCGCCTCTACGACGACCTGCTCAGCAACTACAACAAGCTGGTGCGCCCCGTGCTCAACGTCAGCGACGCGCTCACCGTGCGCATCAAGCTCAAGCTGAGCCAGCTCATCGATGTG AACCTAAAGAATCAGATCATGACGACCAACTTGTGGGTGGAGCAG AGTTGGTATGACTACAAGCTGTCGTGGGAGCCGCGGGAGTACGGCGGAGTGGAGATGCTGCACGTGCCCTCCGACCACATCTGGCGGCCGGACATAGTCCTCTACAACAA TGCCGACGGTAACTTCGAGGTGACGCTGGCAACGAAGGCAACTTTGAATTACACGGGACGTGTGGAGTGGCGCCCGCCAGCTATCTACAAGTCCTCGTGCGAGATTGACGTGGAATACTTCCCGTTCGACCAGCAGACGTGCGTCATGAAATTTGGTTCGTGGACTTACGACGGCTTCCAG GTGGACCTGAGACACATCGACGAAGCACGCGGGACCAACGTGGTGGAGCTGGGTGTCGACCTGTCTGAGTTTTACACCTCCGTGGAGTGGGATATCCTGGAGGTACCTGCCGTCAG GAACGAGAAGTTCTACACGTGCTGCGACGAGCCCTACTTGGACATAACGTTCAACATCACGATGCGGCGCAAGACGCTGTTCTACACGGTGAACCTGATCATCCCGTGCATGGGCATCTCCTTCCTCACCGTTCTTGTGTTCTACCTGCCCTCGGACAGCGGGGAAAAGGTGTCTCTGTCCATCTCCATCCTGCTGTCGCTCACCGTGTTCTTCTTGCTGCTGGCAGAGATCATCCCGCCTACTTCGCTGGTGGTGCCACTGTTGGGCAAGTTTGTGCTCTTCACCATGATCCTCGACACGTTCAG TATATGCGTGACGGTGGTGGTGTTGAACGTGCACTTCCGGTCGCCGCAGACGCACACGATGGCGCCGTGGGTGCGGCGCGTGTTCATCCACGTGCTGCCGCGCCTGCTGGTGATGCGCCGGCCGCACTACCGCGTCGACCCGCACCGCAGTCGCTT TGCAGGGCTGGTGACGGCGGTGAGCGAGAGCGCGCCCTGGGAGGACGGCTCGCCGCTGGGCGCTGGGCTGGGCCCGggcccgcccgccgccgcctgcTCCGCCTGCCGCTCGTGCCGCCTGCACGACGCGCCGGCGCTCTGTGACGCCCTGCGCCGCTGGCATCGCTGCCCCGAGTTGAACAAGGCCATTGATGGCATCAACTACATTGCAGAGCAAACGCGTAAAGAAGAAGAGTCTACTAGA GTGAAAGAGGACTGGAAGTACGTGGCGATGGTGCTGGACCGGCTGTTCCTGTGGATCTTCACGCTGGCCGTGGTGGTGGGGTCGGCCGGCATCATCCTGCAGGCGCCTACGCTGTACGACGAGCGCGCGCCCATCGACGTGCGCCTGTCGGAGATCGCGTACGCCACGGCCAagccgcggccgccgccgccgcgctag